A stretch of the Halomonas sp. BDJS001 genome encodes the following:
- a CDS encoding septal ring lytic transglycosylase RlpA family protein: MKSKLTMARRAGSTIALLALVAGCASNETQRVDAPGSSKPSAAPASSAASNSSGRYAMSGDAYPLEPPDVTKVPDAEPRIEQPSRSGNRPSYEVWGKTYHVLPDATGYEKRGTASWYGEKFHGYATSNGEIYDMYKMSAAHRSLPLPTFARVTSLDNGRSVIVRVNDRGPFHSDREIDLSYAAAARLGFLDNGTGSVKVEAINPEQWLAEHGRGGSSASPQSRVSEAPQEVASDAASMPVQPTASASSMTPSPQVQTPQAPSEGEADDAVYLQIAALGNPEGAQQLQQRLQGEQPHAVRIMSDDDVYRVQVGPIAQGQELQARETLRQAGFPQVFVVR, encoded by the coding sequence ATGAAGAGCAAACTGACGATGGCCCGGCGGGCAGGAAGCACGATCGCTTTATTAGCCCTGGTTGCCGGCTGTGCCAGTAATGAAACCCAACGAGTAGACGCGCCTGGCTCCAGTAAACCATCGGCAGCCCCTGCGTCGTCGGCGGCCAGCAACAGCAGCGGTCGCTATGCAATGAGTGGCGATGCCTACCCCCTCGAGCCACCGGATGTTACTAAAGTGCCTGATGCCGAGCCGCGCATCGAACAGCCTTCTCGGTCAGGTAACCGTCCTAGCTATGAAGTATGGGGTAAAACCTACCATGTGCTGCCGGATGCGACGGGCTATGAGAAGCGCGGTACGGCCTCCTGGTACGGTGAAAAATTTCATGGTTATGCCACCTCAAACGGTGAAATCTACGACATGTATAAAATGTCGGCGGCGCACCGGTCGCTGCCTCTCCCCACCTTTGCTCGGGTCACCAGCCTGGATAACGGGCGGTCAGTGATTGTCCGTGTGAATGATCGTGGCCCCTTCCATAGTGACCGCGAGATTGATCTCTCCTATGCGGCAGCTGCCCGTCTAGGCTTCCTCGATAATGGTACCGGTTCCGTGAAAGTGGAAGCGATCAACCCTGAACAGTGGCTAGCTGAGCATGGCAGGGGCGGCAGCAGCGCTTCGCCCCAATCCCGTGTATCTGAGGCGCCGCAAGAGGTTGCTTCTGATGCTGCTTCTATGCCGGTTCAGCCGACAGCATCTGCATCATCGATGACTCCTTCTCCACAGGTGCAAACACCGCAGGCGCCCAGTGAAGGTGAAGCAGACGACGCGGTGTATTTGCAGATCGCGGCGCTGGGTAACCCCGAAGGTGCCCAGCAGTTACAGCAGCGTTTGCAGGGTGAACAGCCCCATGCAGTGCGTATAATGAGTGATGACGACGTCTATCGTGTCCAGGTTGGTCCCATTGCCCAGGGGCAGGAGCTTCAGGCGCGAGAAACTCTGCGCCAAGCAGGGTTCCCCCAGGTCTTTGTTGTGCGATAA
- the mltB gene encoding lytic murein transglycosylase B: MNKVQGKTSCYVLAALMCWTTTTFADQPSQGSQFAVPQHFAPQQNANSQALMEELVEQGLPQAWLEEALGQAEYTQSVLDAMEGAAERRLKWHEYRDIFLTQQRIEEGVAFIDAHADALSRAENTYGVPAEIITAIIGVETYYGRHKGQHRVLDSLATLAFHHPTRGAFFRGELAAFLRIAYEQEVDPTELRGSYAGAMGYPQFIPTSYQAYAVDFDDDGRRDLWENPVDAIGSVANYFAEHNWQPGGDIYHQARGPEVLPVELLQELSFNQTSPPSVSVAQLTGHGIEAEESLDDNLLVIPLALEFADGETRYRLGEFNFYVITRYNHSHLYAMAVTELAEAIAELHEDEA, from the coding sequence ATGTGCTGGACAACGACCACGTTTGCCGATCAGCCTTCACAAGGATCTCAATTCGCTGTTCCACAGCATTTTGCACCCCAGCAGAATGCTAATAGCCAAGCGCTGATGGAAGAGCTGGTCGAACAAGGGCTTCCCCAGGCTTGGCTGGAAGAAGCGCTAGGGCAGGCTGAATACACGCAGAGTGTATTGGATGCCATGGAAGGAGCCGCGGAGCGCCGCCTTAAGTGGCATGAGTATCGCGATATTTTTCTGACCCAGCAGCGTATTGAAGAAGGGGTGGCGTTCATTGACGCGCACGCCGATGCCCTCTCGCGAGCCGAAAACACCTATGGCGTGCCTGCAGAGATTATTACTGCCATTATTGGCGTTGAAACCTACTATGGCCGTCATAAAGGCCAGCACCGAGTGCTGGACTCGCTTGCCACGCTGGCGTTTCACCACCCGACAAGGGGGGCTTTTTTTCGCGGTGAGCTAGCGGCTTTTTTACGCATTGCCTACGAGCAGGAAGTCGATCCCACCGAACTACGCGGCTCTTACGCAGGGGCGATGGGTTATCCGCAGTTTATTCCCACCAGTTACCAAGCGTATGCCGTTGATTTCGATGACGACGGGCGGCGGGATCTCTGGGAGAACCCGGTCGATGCGATTGGCAGTGTTGCCAATTACTTTGCTGAGCATAACTGGCAGCCAGGGGGCGATATTTACCACCAGGCCAGGGGCCCTGAGGTACTGCCCGTAGAGCTACTGCAGGAGCTCTCATTTAATCAAACGTCGCCTCCTTCGGTGAGTGTTGCGCAATTGACTGGCCATGGTATTGAGGCTGAAGAGTCTCTTGATGATAATTTGTTAGTCATACCCCTGGCGCTTGAATTCGCCGATGGGGAGACCCGATACCGGTTAGGTGAGTTTAATTTTTACGTCATTACCCGTTACAACCACAGCCACCTCTACGCCATGGCCGTCACCGAGTTGGCGGAAGCGATTGCTGAGCTGCATGAGGATGAGGCATGA